In Musa acuminata AAA Group cultivar baxijiao chromosome BXJ2-8, Cavendish_Baxijiao_AAA, whole genome shotgun sequence, one genomic interval encodes:
- the LOC103994073 gene encoding protein LIGHT-DEPENDENT SHORT HYPOCOTYLS 5: MDPGPTDLGVVDPFPPPPSSPQQQQRKPPSRYESQKRRDWNTFLQYLRSHRPPLSLARCSGAHVIEFLKYLDQFGKTKVHATGCTYFGHPNPPAPCVCPLKQAWGSLDALVGRLRAAYEENDGVPESNPFGARAVGIYLREVKESQGRARGVPYHKKKKKKKKKKRKLLQDTAAATSGGEASLFPAVGASIADDATGARNSSAVAAALSSSEAGEGSRATPAGSSSSS, from the coding sequence ATGGATCCTGGCCCGACCGATCTCGGTGTCGTTGATCCATTTCCGCCGCCTCCATCATCTCCTCAGCAGCAGCAACGGAAACCGCCGAGCCGATACGAGTCGCAGAAGCGGCGAGACTGGAACACCTTCCTTCAGTACCTGAGGAGCCACCGGCCGCCGCTCAGCCTGGCGCGCTGCAGCGGGGCTCACGTGATCGAGTTCTTGAAGTACCTGGACCAGTTCGGGAAGACGAAGGTGCACGCGACCGGGTGCACCTACTTCGGCCACCCGAACCCGCCGGCGCCGTGCGTCTGCCCGCTGAAGCAGGCGTGGGGCTCGCTCGACGCGCTCGTCGGGCGCCTCCGGGCCGCCTACGAGGAGAACGACGGCGTGCCCGAGTCCAACCCCTTCGGCGCGAGGGCCGTCGGCATCTACCTTCGCGAGGTGAAGGAGAGCCAGGGCAGGGCTCGCGGCGTCCCTtaccacaagaagaagaagaagaagaagaagaagaagcggaagCTCCTACAGGACACAGCGGCGGCCACCAGCGGAGGGGAGGCTTCATTGTTTCCTGCTgttggtgcttctattgctgacgaCGCGACTGGTGCTCGTAATAGCAGTGCTGTTGCTGCAGCCTTGAGTAGTTCGGAGGCCGGTGAGGGATCGCGTGCTACGCCAGCTGGCTCGTCATCATCTTCTTGA